In Aestuariibaculum lutulentum, one DNA window encodes the following:
- a CDS encoding TerB family tellurite resistance protein, with amino-acid sequence MNFSKWIGAALGWSFGGPIGAIIGLALGGIVDSMGNGSETNYDTQQRNRQRPVTQPGDFEVSLLILASIVIKADGKQDQRELDYVRAHFSNMYGKERANQSFRLFKEISKQKNISTRQVCMQIRQMMQHPSRLQLIHFLFGVAKADGVVTESEVSVIQTMAGYLGISHYDFESIKAMFYESADNAYKILEIDKSATNDDIKKAYRKMAKKYHPDRVIHLGEEHQKGAEEKFRQVQQAYEQLQKERGFI; translated from the coding sequence ATGAATTTTTCAAAATGGATAGGGGCGGCCTTAGGATGGTCGTTTGGGGGACCCATAGGGGCAATTATAGGATTGGCATTGGGAGGCATAGTTGACTCGATGGGTAATGGTTCAGAAACCAATTACGATACACAACAACGAAACAGACAAAGGCCTGTAACGCAGCCGGGAGATTTCGAGGTTAGCCTCTTAATATTAGCATCGATAGTTATTAAAGCTGATGGAAAACAAGATCAGCGTGAATTGGATTATGTGCGTGCGCATTTTTCCAATATGTATGGAAAGGAGCGAGCGAATCAGTCTTTTCGATTGTTTAAAGAGATTAGTAAGCAAAAGAATATTTCTACAAGACAGGTATGTATGCAAATCAGACAAATGATGCAGCATCCGTCGCGTTTACAATTGATTCATTTCTTGTTTGGTGTGGCTAAAGCCGATGGGGTAGTGACTGAAAGTGAAGTGTCTGTAATTCAAACCATGGCAGGATACCTCGGAATTAGCCATTACGATTTTGAGAGTATCAAAGCCATGTTTTATGAATCGGCTGATAATGCTTATAAAATTCTGGAGATTGATAAGTCTGCAACTAACGACGATATCAAAAAGGCCTATCGCAAAATGGCTAAGAAATATCATCCAGACCGTGTTATTCACTTGGGTGAAGAACATCAAAAAGGAGCGGAAGAAAAGTTCCGTCAAGTGCAACAGGCTTATGAGCAGTTGCAAAAGGAGCGCGGGTTTATTTAA
- a CDS encoding S66 peptidase family protein, which produces MSKISLLSLTFIAIFFFGKLNATAQNILTTNSKKLTQPLYLKAGDTVAIVAPSGILINRTDEIEKAKTLLANWGLHTVVGKHVFNQNNHFAGTDEERCEDFQWAMDDKTISAIWCARGGYGAVRILDKLDFTKFKNNPKWLIGYSDITALHNLMQVKGYESIHAMMCTSLQDDNETIAETIETFRKSIFGEPLSYTLEGSNYNQEGSVTAPVVGGNLSLLASLLGSDTSIDTSGKILFIEEIGEYKYHIDRMLQSLKRAGYFDHCAGVLIGDMTKVKRNTTPWGYSVEQLILDVLKDYDFPIAFNMPAGHERDNRALYFGKNVEFIVKKQQSTIKFTNP; this is translated from the coding sequence ATGTCAAAAATCTCATTACTTAGCCTAACATTTATAGCCATTTTTTTCTTCGGAAAATTGAACGCTACTGCTCAGAACATTTTAACAACTAATTCTAAAAAATTGACACAGCCTCTATACTTAAAAGCTGGCGATACTGTAGCTATTGTAGCGCCTTCAGGTATTTTAATAAATCGAACCGATGAAATAGAAAAAGCAAAAACACTTCTTGCCAATTGGGGATTACACACCGTGGTAGGAAAACATGTGTTTAACCAGAATAATCATTTTGCAGGAACCGACGAGGAACGATGTGAAGATTTTCAATGGGCTATGGATGACAAAACCATTAGTGCTATCTGGTGTGCCCGAGGAGGGTACGGAGCTGTGAGAATTCTGGATAAATTAGATTTTACGAAATTTAAAAACAACCCTAAGTGGCTCATTGGATATTCAGACATCACAGCATTACATAACTTAATGCAGGTTAAGGGTTATGAGAGCATACATGCCATGATGTGTACCAGTCTGCAAGATGACAACGAAACCATCGCTGAAACCATTGAAACTTTTCGAAAATCTATTTTTGGAGAACCTTTATCATACACTTTAGAAGGTTCAAATTACAATCAGGAAGGGTCGGTAACAGCACCCGTTGTTGGTGGTAATTTAAGTTTATTGGCAAGTCTTTTAGGTTCAGACACTAGTATTGACACTTCAGGAAAAATTCTGTTTATCGAAGAAATTGGAGAATATAAATATCATATCGATCGCATGTTGCAAAGTTTAAAACGTGCCGGTTATTTCGACCATTGTGCCGGGGTACTTATTGGCGATATGACGAAAGTAAAACGCAACACCACACCATGGGGATATTCAGTAGAACAACTTATTTTAGATGTGCTTAAAGATTATGATTTCCCAATCGCATTCAATATGCCTGCTGGTCATGAAAGAGACAATCGTGCTCTTTATTTTGGTAAAAACGTTGAATTCATCGTTAAAAAACAACAATCAACCATAAAATTCACCAATCCATAA
- a CDS encoding lipocalin family protein — MKRLILLFVAVTMMACGGSKTVRVSQKVIKGNWNLSTITYSKAGKYDVTLLNDAEKSCFEGSTWQFVPNNNTGIYTIEKYACETGDRHFIFTIDEVDKATGLYDFLLKPTDEKGKSETNKGFRLSLTSLSDTQMQWQQTVIVDNQPFTISMNFSKL, encoded by the coding sequence ATGAAACGTTTAATTTTATTGTTTGTGGCCGTAACAATGATGGCCTGTGGCGGTTCGAAAACCGTAAGAGTATCTCAAAAAGTAATCAAAGGAAACTGGAATTTAAGTACTATAACTTATAGTAAAGCCGGAAAATATGATGTGACTTTGTTAAATGACGCTGAAAAATCATGCTTTGAGGGTAGTACCTGGCAGTTTGTCCCGAATAATAACACAGGGATTTATACTATTGAAAAGTATGCTTGTGAAACTGGAGATCGTCATTTTATTTTCACCATTGATGAAGTGGATAAGGCAACCGGTCTTTACGACTTTTTATTAAAGCCAACCGATGAAAAAGGTAAATCGGAAACTAATAAGGGTTTTAGATTGAGTTTAACATCGTTGTCAGATACACAAATGCAATGGCAACAAACGGTAATTGTCGATAATCAGCCGTTTACCATTTCGATGAATTTCAGTAAACTATAA
- a CDS encoding BrxA/BrxB family bacilliredoxin: protein MYPAELVKPMREDLTKVGFEELHTPEAVDAALAKEGTTLVVVNSVCGCAAANARPGARLSLQNAKKPDHIVTVFAGVDKEAVAQARQHMVPFPPSSPSMALFKDGELVHMLERHHIEGRPAELIAENLVDAYNEYC from the coding sequence ATGTATCCAGCAGAATTAGTAAAACCAATGCGTGAAGATTTAACAAAAGTTGGTTTTGAAGAATTACATACTCCTGAGGCTGTAGATGCTGCCTTAGCAAAAGAAGGAACTACACTTGTAGTAGTAAATTCTGTTTGTGGTTGTGCGGCTGCAAATGCGCGTCCAGGTGCTAGATTAAGTTTGCAAAACGCTAAAAAACCAGATCATATCGTTACTGTTTTCGCAGGTGTTGATAAAGAAGCGGTTGCTCAGGCAAGACAACACATGGTACCATTCCCTCCAAGCTCTCCTAGTATGGCTTTATTTAAAGATGGTGAATTAGTACACATGTTAGAGCGTCACCACATTGAAGGTCGCCCGGCAGAATTAATTGCAGAAAACCTTGTTGATGCTTACAACGAGTACTGCTAA
- the metG gene encoding methionine--tRNA ligase, which yields MSKRYTITSALPYTNGPIHIGHLAGVYVPADIYARYLRLTGNDVVFIGGSDEHGVPITIKAKNEGVTPQDIVDKYHAIIKQSFEEFGISFDNYSRTSAPIHHETASEFFKTLYDKGEFIEETTEQLYDEKANQFLADRFVTGTCPKCGNEEAYGDQCEKCGTSLNATDLINPKSALTGNVPTLKQTKHWFLPLDKHEAFLKEWILEGHKKDWKPNVYGQVKSWIDDGLRPRAVTRDLDWGIPVPVEGGEGKVLYVWFDAPIGYISSTKEWAEREGKDWEPYWKDEDTKLVHFIGKDNIVFHCIIFPAMLQAEGSYILPDNVPANEFLNLEGNKLSTSKNWAVWLPDYLKEFPGQQDVLRYALTANAPETKDNDFTWKDFQARNNNELVAIFGNFINRVVVLTNKYYNGFVPAPSTLSQVDEETLAAVKAYPNVIASSVERYRFREAQQELMNLARLGNKYLADEEPWKVVKEDEARTQTIMYVALQIASALATLSEPFLPFTSDKLKGILALNENANSWDEVSVKDVLLPVGHQIGQSELLFAKIEDETIQFQLDKLEASKKANEAANKAVEPQKDTITFDDFTKLDIRVGTIIEAEKMPKAKKLLVLKVDTGIDTRTIVSGIAESFTPEEVVGKKVTVLVNLAPRALRGVESEGMILMTENAEGKLVFVNPDDSNVANGLQIS from the coding sequence ATGTCAAAAAGATATACAATTACCTCGGCGTTACCGTATACTAACGGGCCTATTCATATTGGGCATTTAGCAGGGGTTTATGTACCAGCCGATATTTATGCGCGCTATTTACGATTAACAGGAAACGATGTGGTTTTTATTGGTGGAAGTGACGAGCACGGTGTGCCGATTACCATAAAAGCTAAAAATGAAGGCGTAACACCTCAGGATATTGTAGATAAGTACCACGCTATTATTAAGCAGTCTTTTGAGGAATTTGGTATTTCGTTTGATAATTATTCGCGTACATCGGCGCCAATTCACCATGAAACAGCTTCAGAATTCTTTAAAACACTTTACGATAAAGGGGAGTTTATTGAAGAAACTACTGAACAATTATATGACGAAAAAGCGAATCAGTTTTTAGCCGATCGTTTTGTTACAGGTACTTGCCCGAAATGTGGTAATGAAGAAGCTTACGGTGACCAATGTGAAAAGTGCGGAACCAGTTTAAATGCGACCGATTTAATTAATCCGAAGTCGGCTTTAACAGGAAATGTGCCAACATTAAAGCAAACCAAACACTGGTTTTTACCATTAGATAAGCACGAAGCTTTCTTAAAAGAGTGGATTTTAGAAGGACATAAAAAAGACTGGAAACCGAATGTTTACGGACAAGTAAAATCCTGGATTGACGATGGTTTACGTCCGCGTGCCGTAACCCGCGATTTAGATTGGGGAATTCCGGTTCCAGTTGAAGGTGGTGAAGGAAAAGTACTTTACGTATGGTTCGATGCGCCTATCGGATATATTTCATCAACAAAAGAATGGGCAGAACGTGAAGGGAAAGACTGGGAGCCTTACTGGAAAGATGAAGATACCAAGTTGGTACACTTTATTGGTAAAGATAATATTGTATTCCACTGTATTATTTTTCCGGCCATGTTACAAGCAGAGGGCAGCTATATTTTACCAGACAATGTACCGGCTAACGAATTCTTAAATTTAGAAGGGAATAAGTTATCAACGTCTAAAAACTGGGCAGTTTGGTTACCAGACTATTTAAAGGAATTCCCAGGTCAGCAGGATGTTTTACGCTATGCACTAACAGCCAATGCTCCGGAAACTAAAGACAACGATTTTACATGGAAAGATTTCCAGGCACGTAACAATAACGAGTTAGTTGCCATTTTTGGTAACTTCATTAACCGTGTGGTTGTTTTAACAAACAAATACTATAACGGCTTTGTTCCAGCACCAAGTACATTATCTCAAGTAGATGAAGAAACTTTAGCGGCAGTTAAAGCCTATCCAAACGTGATTGCAAGTTCTGTAGAGCGTTACCGTTTTAGAGAAGCACAACAGGAGTTAATGAATCTGGCACGTTTAGGAAATAAGTATTTAGCAGATGAGGAGCCTTGGAAAGTGGTTAAAGAAGATGAAGCACGTACACAAACTATTATGTATGTAGCCTTACAGATTGCTTCGGCTTTAGCAACCTTGAGTGAACCATTTTTACCATTTACATCAGATAAATTAAAAGGTATTTTAGCATTAAATGAAAATGCAAATAGCTGGGATGAAGTTTCTGTTAAGGACGTGTTGCTTCCTGTAGGTCATCAAATAGGTCAATCGGAGTTGTTATTTGCTAAGATTGAAGATGAAACCATTCAATTTCAATTAGATAAATTGGAAGCAAGTAAAAAGGCTAATGAAGCCGCCAATAAAGCGGTAGAGCCGCAAAAAGATACCATTACGTTTGATGATTTTACGAAGCTTGATATTCGTGTAGGAACGATTATTGAAGCCGAAAAAATGCCTAAAGCGAAGAAATTATTAGTGTTGAAGGTTGATACAGGAATCGATACAAGAACTATAGTTTCTGGTATTGCAGAAAGCTTTACACCAGAAGAAGTGGTTGGAAAAAAAGTAACGGTTTTAGTCAACTTGGCACCAAGAGCGTTACGTGGTGTGGAAAGTGAAGGGATGATTTTAATGACTGAGAATGCTGAAGGAAAACTGGTTTTTGTTAATCCAGACGATTCTAATGTTGCTAACGGATTACAGATTAGTTAG